The following proteins are co-located in the Bacillus oleivorans genome:
- the lspA gene encoding signal peptidase II — MIYYLLAVLIILLDQWTKWIIVKQMELGESIQVIQNFLYITSHRNRGAAWGILQGQMWFFYIITVVVIIGIVYYMQKWAKGKIIASVALALMLGGAIGNFIDRVFRQEVVDFVDVYIFGYDFPIFNIADSSLVIGVILLMIWMVIEERMAKKEKSIDGNDGVQHTD; from the coding sequence GTGATCTATTACCTGCTTGCCGTGCTTATTATATTGTTAGATCAATGGACGAAGTGGATCATTGTCAAACAAATGGAATTGGGCGAAAGTATTCAAGTCATTCAAAACTTCCTTTATATAACATCTCACCGGAACCGGGGAGCTGCCTGGGGAATTCTCCAAGGACAAATGTGGTTCTTTTACATCATTACAGTCGTTGTCATTATCGGGATTGTTTATTACATGCAAAAATGGGCAAAGGGCAAAATAATAGCAAGTGTCGCTCTAGCTCTTATGCTAGGCGGAGCGATTGGCAATTTCATTGATCGTGTGTTTCGTCAGGAAGTTGTGGATTTTGTTGATGTGTATATTTTTGGCTATGACTTCCCGATCTTTAATATTGCCGATTCAAGCCTGGTAATTGGTGTGATTTTATTAATGATTTGGATGGTTATCGAGGAGCGAATGGCTAAAAAGGAGAAATCAATAGATGGAAACGATGGAGTACAACATACAGACTGA
- a CDS encoding RluA family pseudouridine synthase: METMEYNIQTDAAGERIDKVLSSLNEEWSRSQIQNWITSGSVKVNGATVKRNYKVASGDSISIEIPEAEELDVEPEPMVLDIYYEDTDVLVVNKPRGMVVHPAPGHTRGTLVNGLLYHCKDLSGINGVLRPGIVHRIDMDTSGLLMVAKNDLAHERLVKQLQEKTVTRKYLAIVHGVIPHDVGTIDAPLGRDPKDRQKMTVVDNGKHAVTHFRVKERFSNYTFVECELETGRTHQIRVHMKYIGYPLAGDPKYGPKKTLDIDGQALHAQVLGFTHPRSGEYLEFSAPLPEEMTKLLDYLRKND; encoded by the coding sequence ATGGAAACGATGGAGTACAACATACAGACTGATGCGGCAGGGGAGAGAATTGATAAAGTACTATCTTCTCTAAATGAAGAATGGTCCAGAAGCCAAATACAAAACTGGATTACATCAGGGTCTGTCAAAGTCAATGGGGCTACAGTGAAGCGTAATTATAAAGTTGCCTCTGGTGATTCGATTTCGATTGAGATACCTGAAGCAGAAGAATTAGACGTCGAACCTGAACCAATGGTTTTAGATATCTATTATGAAGATACAGATGTTTTAGTAGTAAATAAGCCGCGCGGAATGGTCGTGCACCCTGCCCCTGGACATACACGGGGAACTTTAGTGAACGGGCTGCTTTATCATTGTAAAGATCTTTCAGGGATTAACGGGGTTTTACGACCTGGCATCGTCCATCGCATTGATATGGATACATCCGGTTTATTAATGGTAGCCAAAAATGACCTAGCACATGAGAGATTAGTCAAACAGCTGCAAGAGAAAACGGTAACGAGAAAGTATTTGGCCATTGTTCATGGAGTGATTCCCCATGACGTCGGTACGATTGATGCACCGCTGGGAAGAGATCCAAAAGACCGCCAAAAGATGACAGTCGTCGACAATGGTAAACATGCCGTTACTCATTTTCGGGTTAAAGAAAGGTTCTCCAACTATACATTTGTAGAGTGTGAGCTAGAAACGGGCAGAACTCACCAAATCCGTGTGCATATGAAGTATATTGGCTATCCGTTAGCAGGTGATCCGAAATATGGGCCTAAAAAAACGTTAGATATAGACGGACAGGCATTGCATGCACAGGTTCTCGGATTTACTCATCCCCGCAGCGGAGAATACCTTGAGTTTAGTGCACCCTTACCAGAGGAAATGACGAAACTGCTCGACTATCTCAGAAAAAATGATTGA
- the pyrR gene encoding bifunctional pyr operon transcriptional regulator/uracil phosphoribosyltransferase PyrR: protein MEKAQVMDAQAMNRALTRIAHEIIEKNKGIDDCVLIGIKTRGIYLANRLAVKINEIEGKSIPVGELDITLYRDDLSVKTTNQEPLVKGSDIPVNIHQMKVILVDDVLFTGRTSRAALDALVDQGRPAMIQLAVLVDRGHRELPIRADYVGKNVPTSKSEKIVVKLHEVDHIDQVSIFEK, encoded by the coding sequence ATGGAAAAAGCACAAGTGATGGATGCGCAAGCGATGAACAGAGCATTAACCCGAATCGCACACGAGATTATTGAAAAAAACAAAGGGATTGATGATTGTGTTTTAATCGGCATCAAAACACGGGGCATCTATCTGGCAAACCGATTAGCTGTGAAGATTAATGAGATAGAAGGTAAGTCAATCCCGGTTGGAGAATTAGATATCACTTTATATAGAGATGATCTTTCTGTAAAAACGACAAATCAGGAACCGCTTGTCAAGGGCTCTGATATTCCGGTGAATATCCATCAAATGAAAGTAATTCTCGTTGATGATGTATTATTTACAGGCAGAACATCACGAGCTGCGCTAGATGCACTGGTGGATCAGGGCAGACCGGCTATGATTCAGTTAGCTGTGCTAGTGGACCGGGGGCATCGGGAACTCCCGATTCGGGCGGATTATGTCGGAAAAAATGTTCCGACCTCAAAATCTGAGAAAATTGTAGTAAAGCTTCATGAAGTAGATCACATAGATCAAGTAAGCATTTTTGAAAAATAA
- the uraA gene encoding uracil permease, which translates to MNKRNPNAVLDVKEVPKWNQWIILSIQHLFAMFGATILVPMLVGLEPAVALLSSGLGTLAYLIITRGQIPAYLGSSFAFIVPIITAKELDGPESVMIGCFVAGLVYGIVALLLKALGTGWLFTVLPPVVVGPIIMVIGLSLAPTAVDMAMYQTVDNEKFYSLESVVVALITLTVTIIASIFLKGFLKLIPVLIGVVCGYVVAYFFGLVNLEPVKEADWLALPNLLVPYVTYTPDFSWTVVWLIAPVAFVTLAEHTGHQMVLSKVIDRNLIQKPGLHRSVFGDGIATMIGSAIGGPPLTTYGENIGVLAITRVFSVFVIGGAAVAAILFSTIGKVSALISSIPTAVMGGVSILLFGIIASSGLRMLIENKVDFSQQRNLIIASVILVIGIGGAFIQIGDFTLSGMALATLAGILLNLILPGRTKVDPEEMFQTEN; encoded by the coding sequence ATGAATAAGCGTAATCCAAATGCAGTACTAGACGTAAAAGAAGTTCCCAAGTGGAATCAATGGATTATATTAAGTATTCAGCACTTATTTGCAATGTTTGGCGCAACGATTTTAGTACCGATGCTAGTAGGACTAGAGCCAGCTGTAGCACTCCTGTCTAGTGGATTAGGTACACTTGCTTATTTAATCATTACAAGAGGACAAATTCCAGCATACTTAGGTTCGTCCTTTGCGTTTATTGTTCCGATTATAACGGCAAAAGAATTAGATGGACCAGAATCGGTGATGATAGGATGTTTTGTAGCTGGTTTAGTATACGGAATTGTCGCGTTATTACTTAAAGCATTAGGGACAGGCTGGTTATTCACGGTTCTACCGCCGGTCGTAGTGGGTCCGATCATTATGGTCATTGGTCTTAGCTTAGCGCCTACTGCTGTTGATATGGCGATGTATCAAACGGTGGATAATGAAAAATTTTACAGTTTAGAATCTGTTGTCGTTGCACTCATAACATTAACTGTTACAATCATAGCTTCAATCTTTTTGAAAGGCTTTTTAAAACTAATTCCAGTTTTGATCGGAGTTGTTTGCGGATACGTAGTCGCATACTTCTTTGGTTTAGTGAATCTCGAGCCTGTTAAAGAGGCAGATTGGCTTGCCTTGCCAAATCTATTGGTTCCTTATGTAACGTATACACCTGATTTTTCATGGACAGTGGTTTGGCTTATTGCACCTGTTGCATTTGTAACCTTAGCGGAGCATACAGGTCACCAAATGGTGTTAAGTAAAGTAATCGATCGAAACTTAATTCAAAAGCCGGGTCTGCACAGATCGGTATTTGGTGATGGAATTGCAACGATGATCGGCAGTGCAATCGGCGGTCCGCCATTAACAACTTATGGGGAAAACATTGGTGTATTAGCGATAACACGTGTATTTAGTGTATTTGTAATCGGAGGAGCAGCGGTAGCCGCAATCCTGTTTTCCACAATCGGTAAGGTATCAGCCCTTATTTCTTCGATTCCTACAGCAGTAATGGGCGGTGTTTCAATCCTCTTGTTTGGTATTATCGCATCAAGCGGTCTTAGAATGCTAATTGAGAATAAGGTTGATTTTTCACAACAAAGAAATTTGATTATTGCATCTGTCATCTTAGTCATTGGAATCGGCGGAGCTTTTATCCAAATCGGTGACTTTACCCTTTCCGGAATGGCGTTAGCTACGCTTGCTGGGATTCTGCTTAACTTAATCCTTCCAGGAAGAACGAAAGTAGATCCTGAAGAAATGTTTCAAACAGAAAATTAA
- a CDS encoding aspartate carbamoyltransferase catalytic subunit: MKHYVSMEDFHAGEIQSVLSLAKEYEKHKIPMQNKEIFAANLFYEPSTRTKSSFEVAERRLGLSVIPFEVNHSSVQKGETLYDTVKTFEAIGCNLLVIRHPETDYYKDLIPSLNIPLINGGDGSGQHPSQCLLDLYTIQKEFGSFKGIKVLIAGDLKHSRVARSNARALSMLGAKVFFYSPAEWVDEELLQWGSFCQIDDILPIVDVAMMLRVQLERHTETGHIDDYHQQYGLTLERAKRMKSGSIIMHPAPVNRDVEIAGPLVESPQSRIFEQMRNGVFVRMAMIDSLLQKWGIGTNENTAKERTMVGW; the protein is encoded by the coding sequence ATGAAGCATTATGTATCGATGGAAGACTTTCATGCTGGGGAAATTCAAAGCGTTCTTTCATTAGCAAAGGAATATGAAAAACACAAGATTCCTATGCAAAATAAAGAGATATTTGCTGCTAATCTATTCTATGAACCTAGTACCCGCACAAAATCTAGCTTTGAAGTAGCAGAAAGAAGGCTTGGGCTAAGCGTCATCCCATTTGAAGTGAATCATTCTAGTGTTCAAAAAGGGGAGACTCTTTATGACACGGTAAAAACATTCGAAGCAATCGGCTGTAATCTCTTGGTCATTCGCCACCCTGAAACTGATTATTACAAAGATTTAATTCCTTCCCTTAACATACCGCTAATTAATGGCGGAGACGGAAGCGGGCAGCATCCATCGCAATGCCTGCTCGATCTTTACACAATCCAAAAGGAATTTGGCAGCTTTAAAGGAATAAAGGTTTTAATTGCAGGTGACCTGAAGCATAGCCGTGTAGCTAGATCCAATGCGCGTGCCCTTTCCATGCTTGGGGCAAAAGTATTCTTTTACAGCCCTGCAGAATGGGTCGATGAGGAGCTTTTGCAGTGGGGCAGCTTCTGCCAAATAGATGACATCCTGCCAATTGTCGATGTAGCGATGATGCTGCGCGTACAATTAGAACGCCACACAGAAACTGGACATATCGATGATTACCACCAACAATATGGGCTGACCTTAGAACGGGCGAAAAGAATGAAATCTGGAAGTATTATTATGCATCCTGCTCCTGTGAATAGAGATGTAGAGATAGCAGGTCCATTAGTTGAATCGCCGCAATCTAGAATCTTTGAGCAAATGAGAAATGGCGTATTTGTAAGAATGGCCATGATTGACTCACTACTACAAAAATGGGGGATTGGAACAAATGAAAACACTGCTAAAGAACGTACAATGGTTGGATGGTAA
- a CDS encoding dihydroorotase, which translates to MKTLLKNVQWLDGNKKVAGDVFIEDNKVAAMGQNLAETVDKVIEGANRFVFPGFVDLHVHLREPGGEHKETIETGTMAAARGGFTTIAPMPNTKPVPDSKENMERLFELIEEKATVRVLPYASITAAQKGEELVDFKALNYDQVLGFTDDGVGVQQAGMMFEAMKQAAEIEKPIIAHCEENTLIYGGSFHDGKKAQALGVNGIPSICEAVHIARDALLAEAANCHYHVCHVSTKESVRVIRDAKKAGIRVTAEVTPHHLLLSEDDIKEPLTTYKMNPPLRAKEDRDALIAGLLDGTIDFIATDHAPHTQEEKAKDLAQAPFGIVGLETAFPLLYTHFVEKGVFTLKQLVDWLTVRPSEAFSLPYGRLQVGELADLVLVDVKEEKAIDVETFLSKGKNTPFDGWICKGWPVMTFVNGTLVYSAEEVTE; encoded by the coding sequence ATGAAAACACTGCTAAAGAACGTACAATGGTTGGATGGTAACAAAAAAGTTGCCGGAGATGTATTCATTGAGGATAACAAAGTGGCAGCAATGGGTCAGAATTTAGCTGAAACAGTGGATAAAGTTATTGAGGGAGCCAACCGCTTCGTTTTTCCCGGCTTTGTCGATTTGCATGTCCACCTTCGTGAGCCAGGCGGCGAGCATAAAGAAACCATTGAAACAGGGACAATGGCTGCAGCACGCGGAGGGTTTACAACGATTGCGCCAATGCCTAATACAAAACCTGTTCCTGATTCTAAGGAAAATATGGAGAGACTGTTCGAGCTAATTGAGGAAAAGGCAACGGTGAGAGTGCTTCCTTATGCTTCTATTACTGCTGCACAAAAAGGGGAAGAGCTTGTTGATTTTAAAGCCCTCAATTATGATCAAGTGCTTGGCTTTACCGATGATGGAGTTGGGGTACAACAGGCGGGAATGATGTTTGAAGCCATGAAACAGGCTGCCGAAATTGAAAAGCCGATTATCGCTCACTGTGAAGAAAATACCCTGATTTACGGCGGTTCTTTTCATGACGGCAAGAAAGCACAAGCACTTGGAGTAAACGGGATTCCTTCGATTTGTGAAGCTGTTCATATTGCCCGTGATGCCCTTTTAGCAGAAGCGGCCAATTGTCACTATCATGTTTGCCACGTAAGTACAAAAGAATCGGTTCGCGTTATCCGAGATGCGAAAAAAGCAGGAATCCGGGTGACAGCAGAAGTCACACCGCATCATCTCCTCTTATCTGAAGACGATATTAAAGAACCTTTAACTACTTATAAAATGAATCCTCCCCTGCGGGCAAAAGAAGACAGAGATGCTTTAATTGCAGGCTTACTTGATGGAACGATTGATTTTATTGCAACTGATCATGCACCACATACGCAAGAGGAAAAAGCAAAAGACTTAGCACAGGCACCATTTGGAATCGTCGGCTTAGAAACAGCTTTTCCGCTTTTGTACACACACTTTGTCGAAAAAGGTGTTTTTACTTTAAAACAATTGGTTGATTGGCTAACGGTTCGTCCATCTGAGGCTTTCAGTCTCCCATATGGCCGATTACAAGTTGGGGAACTAGCAGACCTAGTTTTAGTAGATGTAAAGGAAGAAAAAGCGATTGATGTTGAAACATTTTTATCAAAAGGTAAAAATACTCCGTTCGATGGCTGGATTTGTAAAGGCTGGCCAGTGATGACATTTGTGAACGGAACTTTGGTTTACAGCGCAGAGGAGGTTACGGAATGA
- the carA gene encoding glutamine-hydrolyzing carbamoyl-phosphate synthase small subunit has translation MKKKLVLENGIVMHGEGFGYESESYGEVVFQTGMTGYQEVLTDPSYCGQIVVMTYPLIGNYGINRDDMESFKPHIQALIVKENCDLPSHWKQKWSIDEYLKLHQIPGLSGIDTRMLTRIIREHGSLKAAIVNADADEKAILESLKTRHWPTDQVAQVSTRTPYPSPGKGKRVVVVDFGMKHNILSELNERDANVLVVPHTITSAEILQLMPDGVVLSNGPGDPVDVPHAIAMIQGILGKIPVFGICLGHQLLALASGANTYKLKFGHRGANHPVKDLRHDKVYITSQNHGYAVDLDSLENTDLELTHIAVNDGTVEGVRHKIYPAFSVQYHPESSPGPDDSRYLFDEFMELIEMTHTGRILA, from the coding sequence ATGAAAAAGAAACTTGTTTTAGAAAATGGGATTGTCATGCACGGAGAAGGCTTTGGCTATGAATCAGAGTCATATGGAGAAGTGGTATTTCAGACAGGAATGACTGGATATCAAGAGGTGCTGACGGATCCATCCTACTGTGGACAAATCGTGGTGATGACGTATCCGCTCATTGGAAATTACGGGATCAACCGTGATGATATGGAATCCTTTAAGCCTCATATTCAGGCGCTAATCGTAAAAGAAAACTGTGACCTCCCTTCACATTGGAAGCAAAAATGGTCGATTGATGAATATCTTAAGCTTCACCAGATCCCGGGATTAAGCGGAATTGATACTAGAATGTTAACTCGAATTATTCGTGAGCATGGTTCATTGAAAGCAGCGATTGTTAATGCAGATGCGGATGAGAAAGCAATATTAGAAAGCTTAAAAACGAGACATTGGCCAACTGATCAGGTTGCACAAGTGTCAACAAGAACGCCTTACCCAAGTCCGGGAAAAGGAAAGCGGGTCGTAGTCGTAGACTTTGGGATGAAGCATAATATTCTGAGTGAATTAAATGAAAGGGATGCCAATGTTTTGGTCGTGCCCCATACCATTACAAGCGCTGAAATATTGCAGTTAATGCCGGATGGTGTTGTCCTTTCTAACGGACCTGGGGATCCTGTCGATGTCCCGCATGCCATTGCCATGATCCAAGGGATATTAGGGAAGATTCCTGTATTTGGAATTTGTTTAGGTCACCAACTGTTAGCCCTCGCAAGCGGAGCTAACACGTATAAACTAAAATTCGGTCACAGAGGTGCAAATCACCCTGTTAAAGATTTGCGTCATGACAAAGTCTATATCACATCACAAAACCATGGATATGCGGTCGATTTAGACTCACTAGAAAATACGGATTTAGAACTGACCCATATTGCTGTGAACGATGGAACGGTTGAAGGTGTCCGTCATAAAATCTATCCTGCTTTTTCGGTTCAATACCATCCAGAGTCTTCTCCGGGTCCTGATGATTCCAGATATCTGTTTGATGAATTTATGGAGCTCATAGAGATGACTCATACCGGAAGGATTTTGGCATAA
- the carB gene encoding carbamoyl-phosphate synthase large subunit, with the protein MPRRDDIQTIMVIGSGPIVIGQAAEFDYAGTQACLALKEEGYRVILVNSNPATIMTDPEMADVVYIEPLTLEFVSRIIRKERPDALLPTLGGQTGLNLAVELDQSGILKECNVELIGTKLTSIQQAEDRELFRSLMEELNQPVPESTIVHTLDDALQFVEMIGYPVIVRPAYTLGGTGGGICDNEQSLREIVKNGLKMSPVGQVLLEKSIAGMKEIEYEVMRDHKDQAIVVCNMENFDPVGIHTGDSIVVAPSQTLSDQEFQMLRTVSLDIIRALKIEGGCNVQLALDPHSSGYYVIEVNPRVSRSSALASKATGYPIAKLAAKLAVGYSLDEITNPVTGSTFASFEPTLDYVVTKIPRWPFDKFESAKRTLGPQMKATGEVMAIGRSFEESLLKAVRSLELGTSHLFLPELKGVSDELLEKRIQKAGDERLFYIAEALRRGIQADTIHQWSQIDRFFLWKLERIIAIENSLQKNPNDFDILKKAKEAGFSDWAIAKLWAQSEEEVEVFRKRWNLKPVYKMVDTCGAEFEAKTPYFYSTYEQENESIPSEKGKVVVIGSGPIRIGQGVEFDYSTVHSVWAIQELGYEAIVINNNPETVSTDYSMSDRLYFEPLTIEDVMNVIELEKPIGVIVQFGGQTAINLAEGLANRGVKILGTSLDSIDLAEDRKRFERLLDQEGIAKPEGTTVFTVEEAIRAADMIGYPVLVRPSYVLGGRAMEIVYNETELASYMANAVKINTEHPVLIDRYITGKEVEVDAISDGEQILIPGIMEHIERAGVHSGDSIAVYPPQSLTPSQIEKVIESVRKLARGLNIKGLFNIQYVLSDNEFYVIEVNPRSSRTLPFLSKITNVPMANIATKIMLGATLKDLGVEAEYVQPSDEVYVKVPVFSFAKLRRLDVTLGPEMKSTGEVMGKDQTLEKALYKGLKAAGLKIPQHGNVLLTVADKDKDDAVRLADRLHQLGFQLFATKGTAEMLESVGLPVKEVEKIGQSGPTLLDEIRQNQVQIVINTLTKGKQPERDGFRIRRESVENGIPCLTSLDTAEALIRVIESMTFSTIGLTRSKQKLTKELHYAH; encoded by the coding sequence ATGCCTAGAAGAGACGATATACAAACCATTATGGTAATTGGATCTGGCCCGATTGTGATTGGGCAAGCAGCTGAATTTGATTATGCCGGAACACAAGCATGTCTGGCATTAAAAGAGGAAGGGTATCGCGTCATTCTAGTAAATTCCAATCCTGCTACCATTATGACCGACCCTGAGATGGCAGATGTGGTTTATATTGAGCCATTAACCCTTGAATTTGTCTCTCGCATTATCAGAAAAGAACGCCCGGATGCGCTTCTCCCTACACTTGGAGGACAAACAGGACTTAACCTTGCTGTTGAACTTGATCAATCTGGTATTTTAAAAGAATGTAATGTGGAATTAATCGGTACGAAATTAACGTCGATTCAGCAGGCCGAAGACCGCGAACTTTTCCGTTCACTGATGGAAGAGCTGAATCAGCCTGTTCCTGAAAGTACAATCGTCCACACATTGGATGATGCTTTGCAGTTTGTCGAAATGATTGGCTACCCGGTAATTGTTCGTCCTGCCTACACACTTGGCGGGACAGGCGGAGGAATTTGCGATAACGAACAATCTTTACGAGAAATTGTAAAGAATGGCTTAAAAATGAGTCCAGTCGGTCAAGTACTGCTCGAAAAAAGTATTGCCGGCATGAAGGAAATTGAGTACGAAGTCATGCGTGACCATAAGGATCAGGCGATTGTTGTATGTAACATGGAAAACTTTGATCCAGTCGGTATTCACACAGGAGATTCAATCGTAGTTGCACCAAGCCAGACATTATCTGATCAAGAGTTCCAAATGTTAAGAACCGTCTCATTAGATATTATCCGTGCCTTAAAAATCGAGGGCGGCTGCAATGTTCAGCTCGCGCTTGACCCGCACAGTTCAGGGTACTATGTAATTGAGGTGAATCCAAGGGTAAGCCGTTCATCTGCCTTAGCTTCAAAAGCAACCGGATATCCGATTGCCAAACTCGCAGCTAAATTGGCAGTCGGCTATTCTCTCGATGAAATTACGAATCCAGTGACAGGCAGTACTTTTGCGAGCTTTGAACCAACCCTAGACTATGTTGTAACGAAAATCCCAAGATGGCCATTTGATAAGTTTGAGTCAGCAAAACGGACACTCGGCCCGCAAATGAAAGCAACTGGGGAAGTAATGGCAATTGGAAGAAGCTTTGAAGAATCGCTATTAAAAGCGGTTAGATCTCTTGAGTTAGGAACATCCCATTTATTCCTTCCAGAGCTAAAAGGTGTTTCCGATGAACTGCTTGAAAAACGGATCCAGAAAGCAGGGGATGAACGACTCTTTTATATTGCTGAAGCGTTAAGAAGAGGCATTCAGGCTGACACAATCCATCAGTGGAGCCAGATCGACCGCTTCTTCTTATGGAAACTTGAAAGAATCATAGCCATTGAAAATAGCTTGCAAAAAAATCCCAATGACTTTGACATTCTAAAAAAAGCGAAGGAAGCGGGCTTTTCCGATTGGGCAATTGCAAAACTCTGGGCTCAATCAGAAGAAGAGGTGGAAGTATTCCGGAAGCGTTGGAACCTCAAGCCCGTTTACAAGATGGTTGACACTTGCGGTGCGGAATTTGAAGCGAAAACACCTTACTTTTACAGCACGTATGAACAAGAAAATGAGTCGATTCCAAGTGAAAAAGGAAAGGTTGTCGTAATCGGAAGCGGACCGATTCGAATCGGGCAAGGGGTTGAATTTGACTACTCAACTGTACACTCGGTCTGGGCGATTCAAGAACTTGGATACGAAGCAATTGTAATAAACAACAACCCAGAAACGGTTTCAACCGATTATTCGATGAGTGACAGACTCTATTTTGAACCGTTAACGATTGAAGATGTTATGAATGTAATAGAGCTAGAAAAACCAATCGGTGTAATCGTACAATTCGGAGGCCAAACGGCTATCAATCTGGCAGAAGGGCTAGCCAATCGGGGAGTCAAAATCCTAGGAACAAGTCTTGATAGTATTGACCTTGCTGAGGACAGAAAACGATTCGAAAGATTACTCGATCAGGAAGGAATTGCAAAGCCAGAAGGAACCACTGTGTTTACAGTAGAGGAAGCTATTCGTGCAGCTGACATGATCGGCTATCCGGTATTAGTCCGCCCATCCTACGTCCTTGGCGGAAGAGCAATGGAGATTGTTTACAATGAAACAGAACTGGCTTCTTATATGGCCAATGCAGTCAAAATTAATACAGAACACCCAGTGCTTATCGACCGCTACATTACAGGTAAAGAAGTAGAGGTAGATGCGATTTCCGACGGGGAACAAATTCTCATTCCAGGAATTATGGAGCATATAGAAAGAGCAGGAGTGCACTCTGGTGATTCCATTGCTGTCTACCCGCCGCAAAGCTTAACGCCTTCACAGATTGAAAAAGTTATTGAGAGTGTCAGAAAGCTAGCGAGAGGATTAAATATTAAAGGTTTGTTTAACATTCAATATGTACTTTCAGACAATGAATTTTACGTGATTGAAGTCAATCCGAGGTCGAGCCGAACATTGCCATTCTTAAGTAAAATTACGAATGTCCCAATGGCAAACATCGCAACCAAAATCATGCTCGGTGCTACCTTGAAAGACTTAGGTGTTGAAGCTGAATATGTTCAGCCAAGTGATGAAGTATATGTCAAGGTGCCTGTCTTCTCCTTTGCCAAACTTAGAAGGTTAGATGTTACCCTCGGACCTGAAATGAAGTCAACAGGGGAAGTGATGGGGAAAGATCAAACACTTGAAAAAGCCTTGTACAAAGGTCTCAAGGCTGCAGGATTAAAAATTCCGCAACACGGAAATGTTCTATTGACTGTTGCAGATAAAGACAAAGATGACGCCGTCCGGTTAGCCGACAGGCTGCATCAGCTAGGCTTCCAGCTATTTGCTACGAAAGGAACGGCTGAAATGTTAGAAAGTGTTGGCCTGCCTGTAAAAGAGGTAGAGAAAATTGGTCAAAGCGGTCCAACCTTATTAGATGAGATCAGACAAAATCAAGTTCAAATAGTGATTAACACTTTGACAAAAGGCAAACAGCCGGAAAGAGACGGCTTTAGAATCCGCAGAGAATCAGTTGAAAACGGAATTCCATGTCTGACTTCACTTGACACAGCAGAAGCCTTAATTCGTGTGATTGAATCGATGACGTTTTCGACAATTGGCTTAACAAGGTCTAAACAAAAGCTTACAAAGGAGCTTCACTATGCGCATTGA
- a CDS encoding dihydroorotate dehydrogenase electron transfer subunit has product MRIDHMKVIEHQSIATNTFRLVLEGELVEEISAPGQFVHVQVGSDAHLLRRPISISEFNHETKQCTLIYRAGGDGTKLLSKKQAGEEVNVLGPLGNGYSLPEETSSVLIVGGGIGVPPLYELSKQLTAAGHQVTHVLGFQNKEAVFLKEEFAELGPTFIATDDGSEGQKGFVTDVINQLHIPFDVVYACGPTPMLKALQTRIINTPLFISLEERMGCGIGACFACVVKQTSNAQNYYKICCDGPVFAAKEVVI; this is encoded by the coding sequence ATGCGCATTGATCACATGAAGGTCATTGAACACCAGTCTATTGCAACGAATACGTTTCGCCTTGTACTTGAAGGTGAATTAGTAGAAGAGATATCAGCACCCGGTCAATTTGTTCATGTTCAAGTTGGAAGTGATGCGCACCTTTTAAGAAGACCGATCAGTATTTCAGAATTTAACCATGAGACAAAGCAATGTACGCTTATCTATCGAGCGGGAGGAGACGGAACGAAGCTGCTCTCAAAAAAGCAGGCAGGTGAAGAAGTGAATGTGCTAGGTCCTCTTGGAAATGGCTACTCCCTTCCTGAAGAAACGAGTTCTGTCTTGATTGTAGGCGGAGGCATTGGGGTGCCTCCTCTCTATGAACTATCAAAACAGCTGACAGCAGCAGGACATCAAGTCACACATGTGCTAGGTTTTCAAAACAAGGAGGCTGTCTTCCTAAAGGAAGAGTTTGCAGAACTTGGCCCTACTTTTATCGCCACAGACGATGGCAGCGAGGGGCAAAAAGGATTCGTAACAGATGTTATCAATCAGCTTCATATCCCATTTGATGTGGTATATGCGTGTGGCCCGACTCCTATGCTGAAAGCTCTGCAAACAAGGATTATAAATACACCTCTATTTATTTCTCTAGAGGAACGGATGGGCTGTGGCATAGGTGCATGCTTTGCCTGTGTTGTCAAACAAACCAGCAATGCTCAAAATTACTATAAAATCTGCTGTGATGGCCCCGTTTTTGCGGCAAAGGAGGTTGTGATCTAA